The Streptomyces sp. Alt3 genome has a segment encoding these proteins:
- a CDS encoding DMT family transporter: MDTRTSSTAFGAGLVLMAAVLWGTVGPAQVLAAGPMTPAALGGWRLVVGGLVLGLLTARRLSTLRVLTEGRVLRPLLVCAVSTGVYQAAFLSSVSRTGAALATVIALGTAPAAIGVCARWVAGERMSAAWAAGTVAAVAGCALLLAPGSGARVDSLGLLLAVAAGACYGLYTVFAKKLASTDHTADLPTLSALSLLLGSLPLLPWMITDSTPLHDGATLALIAWLGLATTAAAYWLFTAGLVRVKATTAGTLSLAEPLAAALIGVLLLHEHLSLLAWAGCALVLAGMITTCLPAMPRGRVSARATEFPSDRRITFTKGARDAPPLEQDAVTSTASSTSA, translated from the coding sequence ATGGATACACGTACAAGCAGCACGGCCTTCGGTGCGGGGCTGGTGCTGATGGCGGCGGTGCTGTGGGGCACGGTCGGCCCTGCTCAGGTCCTGGCGGCCGGCCCCATGACGCCGGCGGCCCTCGGCGGCTGGCGGCTGGTCGTGGGCGGGCTGGTCCTCGGCCTGCTCACCGCGCGACGCCTGAGCACGCTCCGGGTTCTCACCGAGGGAAGAGTCCTGCGCCCCCTTCTGGTCTGCGCGGTTTCGACGGGCGTCTACCAGGCGGCCTTCCTCTCCTCGGTGTCGCGGACCGGGGCGGCACTGGCCACGGTGATCGCTCTGGGCACCGCGCCCGCAGCGATCGGCGTGTGCGCCCGATGGGTCGCCGGTGAGCGGATGAGCGCCGCCTGGGCAGCCGGCACCGTCGCTGCCGTCGCCGGCTGCGCCCTGCTGCTGGCGCCGGGCAGCGGCGCCCGCGTGGACTCGCTCGGCCTGCTCCTGGCGGTGGCCGCAGGCGCCTGCTACGGCCTTTACACCGTCTTCGCCAAGAAGCTGGCCTCCACCGACCACACCGCCGACCTGCCCACGCTCTCCGCGCTCTCGCTGCTGCTGGGCTCACTCCCCCTGCTCCCCTGGATGATCACCGACAGCACCCCCCTGCACGACGGCGCCACCCTCGCCCTGATCGCCTGGCTCGGCCTGGCCACCACCGCCGCCGCGTACTGGCTGTTCACCGCAGGGCTCGTCCGGGTGAAGGCGACCACCGCCGGGACCCTCAGCCTCGCCGAGCCGCTGGCCGCGGCACTGATCGGCGTTCTGCTCCTCCACGAGCACCTCTCGCTCCTCGCGTGGGCCGGCTGCGCACTGGTACTCGCCGGGATGATCACCACGTGTCTGCCCGCGATGCCTCGTGGTCGGGTCTCCGCACGAGCGACGGAGTTTCCGTCCGATCGCCGCATCACATTCACCAAGGGGGCCAGGGATGCGCCACCTCTCGAACAAGATGCAGTGACATCGACCGCCTCCAGCACATCTGCCTAA
- a CDS encoding FAD-binding oxidoreductase translates to MSTVTQSVEQAAAGARLLGLLARDLPPDRLTSDPARVAPYATDRSGAPAGGEPLAVVHARRTDDVSTALRHADALGVPVVPRGAGTGLSGGATAGEGNLVLDLSRMNRILEIAPQDQVAVVEPGVVTAHLDRAAAAHGLRYAPDPASAALSTIGGNIATNAGGLRCAKYGVTRDSVLGVEAVLADGTVVRTGRRTVKGVAGYDLTALITGSEGTLAVVTEATVRLRPVPVATATLAAYFDTFEAAADASSAITAAGIETAMAELLDGSVISAIDSAQGTALRERGAALLIVQCDGAGAQAEAERVAAVLAGRVTSLVVAADDAEADALLAARRFALPALERLGRPLIEDIAVPRSRLAEAVRAIEDISVRRGVPVFTLAHAADGNLHPIIVVDAGLTELPEAAWETAGDIFALALRLGGTLTGEHGVGTLKRQWIAEELGTDNHALQRRIKAAFDPHHTLNPGKAV, encoded by the coding sequence ATGAGCACGGTCACCCAGTCCGTGGAGCAGGCGGCGGCGGGAGCGCGCCTGCTCGGACTGCTCGCCAGGGACCTGCCTCCCGACCGGCTGACCAGCGATCCTGCTCGCGTCGCCCCGTATGCCACCGACCGGTCGGGTGCCCCGGCCGGCGGCGAGCCGCTCGCTGTCGTACATGCCCGGCGCACCGACGACGTCTCGACGGCGCTGCGGCACGCCGACGCCCTGGGCGTGCCCGTCGTGCCGCGCGGCGCGGGCACCGGGCTCTCCGGGGGAGCCACGGCGGGGGAGGGCAACCTGGTGCTCGACCTGTCCCGGATGAACCGCATCCTGGAGATCGCTCCGCAGGACCAGGTCGCCGTCGTCGAACCCGGTGTCGTCACCGCCCACCTCGACCGGGCAGCCGCCGCACACGGTCTGCGCTACGCTCCCGACCCGGCCAGCGCCGCACTCTCCACGATCGGCGGGAACATCGCCACGAACGCCGGGGGTCTGCGCTGTGCCAAGTACGGGGTGACCCGGGACAGCGTGCTGGGTGTCGAGGCCGTCCTCGCGGACGGCACCGTCGTGCGGACCGGCCGGCGCACCGTCAAAGGTGTCGCGGGATACGACCTGACGGCTCTGATCACGGGTTCGGAGGGCACCCTCGCCGTTGTCACGGAGGCGACCGTGCGACTGCGTCCCGTGCCCGTCGCCACCGCGACTCTCGCCGCCTACTTCGACACCTTCGAGGCCGCCGCCGACGCGTCCAGCGCCATCACGGCCGCCGGCATCGAGACGGCGATGGCGGAACTGCTGGACGGCAGCGTGATCAGCGCCATCGACTCCGCCCAGGGCACCGCCCTGCGGGAGCGGGGCGCCGCCCTGCTCATCGTGCAGTGCGACGGCGCCGGCGCGCAGGCCGAGGCCGAACGGGTCGCGGCCGTGCTCGCAGGGCGCGTCACCTCCCTCGTGGTCGCCGCGGACGACGCAGAGGCGGACGCCCTGCTCGCTGCCCGCCGCTTCGCCCTGCCCGCGCTCGAACGTCTCGGCCGCCCGCTGATCGAGGACATCGCGGTCCCCCGCTCCCGGCTCGCCGAGGCGGTGAGGGCCATCGAGGACATCTCCGTGCGTCGCGGCGTGCCCGTCTTCACCCTCGCGCACGCCGCCGACGGCAACCTTCACCCGATCATCGTGGTCGATGCCGGCCTGACCGAGCTTCCCGAGGCGGCGTGGGAGACGGCGGGAGACATCTTCGCCCTCGCCCTGAGACTCGGCGGCACCCTCACCGGTGAGCACGGGGTCGGCACCCTCAAACGGCAGTGGATCGCCGAGGAGCTCGGAACCGACAACCACGCCCTGCAACGCCGCATCAAGGCGGCGTTCGACCCGCACCACACCCTCAACCCCGGCAAGGCGGTCTGA
- a CDS encoding nuclear transport factor 2 family protein, protein MHEENARSAIDTFISAFNASDDSGVTSLLSQALTSDVVFWGPLGRSEGIEAVERFVLDIRRHPAGAGTMVRCSAVDMPDEWARYRWVFTTPDGGPRLAGTDVVHLRRSLIDQVIVFAGEIKPSSA, encoded by the coding sequence ATGCATGAAGAGAACGCGCGGTCCGCGATCGACACATTCATCTCCGCTTTCAACGCCTCGGACGACAGCGGTGTGACGAGCCTGCTCTCGCAGGCTCTCACTTCGGACGTCGTCTTCTGGGGGCCGTTGGGCCGTAGCGAGGGCATCGAGGCCGTCGAACGATTCGTGCTGGACATCCGGCGCCACCCGGCTGGGGCCGGCACGATGGTGCGTTGCTCGGCAGTGGACATGCCCGACGAGTGGGCCCGGTACCGATGGGTGTTCACCACGCCGGACGGAGGCCCCCGCCTGGCGGGAACGGACGTCGTCCACCTGCGGCGCAGCCTCATCGACCAAGTCATCGTCTTCGCGGGGGAGATCAAGCCTTCCAGCGCCTGA
- a CDS encoding SdpA family antimicrobial peptide system protein, producing MWWKDSPHRAGGRVTVAARHTVEVPRAWITGTAVLCVVVALYVAQTQLPKNVLSLPGQQSVKPVAVTVAPQGWAFFTKSARSPEFEPFHLDGSTWTSASLGRHSEHGFDRASRSQGIETALLLHEAGKTTRTDCGPSSVQECLKKARTVTAVTNRTPDPTLCGRTAVIEQKPTPWAWRDLLPDTRTPETVILLDVSC from the coding sequence ATGTGGTGGAAGGATTCCCCGCACAGGGCGGGCGGCCGGGTCACCGTGGCCGCCCGGCACACGGTGGAGGTGCCCCGGGCGTGGATCACCGGCACCGCCGTACTGTGCGTCGTCGTCGCCCTGTACGTGGCTCAGACGCAGCTGCCGAAGAACGTCCTGTCGCTGCCCGGCCAGCAGTCCGTCAAACCCGTCGCCGTCACTGTCGCACCGCAGGGCTGGGCCTTCTTCACGAAGTCGGCGCGCAGCCCGGAGTTCGAGCCTTTCCATCTGGACGGCTCCACCTGGACGAGTGCCTCGCTCGGCCGTCACTCCGAGCACGGATTCGACAGGGCCTCGCGCTCCCAGGGCATCGAGACCGCGCTGCTCCTCCATGAGGCGGGCAAGACCACCCGTACCGACTGCGGACCGAGCTCGGTCCAGGAGTGCCTGAAGAAGGCCAGGACGGTCACAGCGGTCACCAACAGGACACCGGACCCGACCCTGTGCGGACGGACGGCGGTGATCGAGCAGAAGCCGACGCCGTGGGCCTGGCGCGACCTTCTGCCCGACACGCGCACCCCGGAGACCGTCATCCTGCTGGACGTCTCATGCTGA
- a CDS encoding Lrp/AsnC family transcriptional regulator, with amino-acid sequence MELDALDRALLRELQNDARQTNRDLAAKTGVSPSTSLERVRLLRERGVITGYHAVLDLDAAGRPVQALISVRIRPPARPVIEGFREWAARLPEVIGLFVTSGAHDFLIHIAVPDVDSVYAFVIDRLTERREVADVQTTMIYEHVQSRCIEPTGPDRPRSPRRAR; translated from the coding sequence ATGGAATTGGATGCACTGGACCGGGCCCTGCTGCGGGAACTGCAGAACGATGCACGGCAGACCAACCGCGACCTGGCGGCCAAGACCGGGGTCTCACCCTCGACCTCACTGGAACGCGTCAGGCTGCTCCGTGAGCGCGGCGTCATCACCGGCTACCACGCGGTCCTGGACCTCGACGCTGCCGGCCGGCCCGTCCAGGCACTCATCTCGGTACGCATCCGGCCTCCGGCCCGCCCGGTCATCGAAGGGTTCCGGGAGTGGGCCGCCCGACTGCCCGAGGTGATCGGCCTGTTCGTCACCTCGGGCGCGCACGACTTCCTCATCCACATCGCAGTCCCGGACGTCGACAGCGTGTACGCCTTCGTCATCGACCGGCTCACCGAACGCCGCGAAGTCGCCGACGTGCAGACCACGATGATCTACGAGCACGTCCAGTCCCGCTGTATCGAGCCGACCGGCCCCGACCGGCCCCGCTCCCCACGCAGAGCCCGCTGA
- a CDS encoding LysR substrate-binding domain-containing protein — translation MVPVFDIVALRSLVAVADRGGFHRAAESLSLSQSAVSQHVRRLEKALGRPVVERAGRATRFTEAGSLLLDEARRILGVHDEAARRLLGSEPATIVIGSTEHAADQILPRITAAVHHTHPNCRVRFRIDRSARLVDAVDRRSVDLAVYVTEAASTEGMQVGGLPLSWYAAPGWTPPPAPAPLPLVAVEAPCAIRRRALDVLGTHGIPASVVCDAGYLAGVLDATRAGLGVALLASVGRGPDGLVEYAGLPRPPAIRMSAHARPGADPAMVMHAVEAIRSLLVELDVSGAGADDGLPLPQVTAAP, via the coding sequence ATGGTCCCTGTCTTCGACATCGTCGCGCTGCGCAGCCTGGTCGCCGTCGCCGACCGCGGCGGATTCCACCGCGCGGCCGAATCCCTGTCGCTCAGTCAGTCCGCTGTAAGCCAGCATGTGCGGCGGCTGGAGAAGGCCCTGGGCCGGCCGGTGGTGGAGCGGGCGGGCCGGGCGACACGGTTCACGGAGGCGGGCAGTCTCCTGCTCGACGAGGCCCGCCGGATCCTCGGCGTCCACGACGAGGCCGCACGGCGACTGCTCGGTTCCGAGCCCGCCACCATCGTGATCGGCTCGACCGAGCACGCCGCCGACCAGATCCTCCCGAGGATCACCGCGGCCGTGCACCACACGCACCCCAACTGCCGGGTCAGGTTCCGCATCGACCGTTCAGCCCGGCTGGTCGACGCCGTCGACCGCCGGTCGGTGGATCTCGCCGTGTACGTGACGGAGGCGGCCTCCACCGAAGGCATGCAGGTGGGAGGGCTCCCCCTGAGCTGGTACGCGGCGCCGGGATGGACTCCTCCCCCGGCTCCGGCGCCGCTTCCGCTGGTGGCCGTCGAGGCACCCTGCGCGATCCGGCGCCGCGCCCTGGACGTACTGGGCACGCACGGCATCCCGGCCTCGGTGGTCTGCGACGCCGGCTATCTGGCGGGAGTCCTGGACGCAACCCGCGCCGGGCTCGGGGTGGCACTGCTGGCCTCCGTCGGCCGGGGTCCGGACGGTCTCGTCGAGTACGCCGGCCTGCCCCGCCCTCCGGCGATCCGGATGAGCGCCCACGCCCGCCCGGGCGCCGACCCCGCGATGGTGATGCACGCGGTGGAGGCGATCCGGTCGCTGCTGGTGGAGCTGGACGTCTCCGGGGCCGGGGCGGACGACGGCCTGCCGCTCCCCCAGGTGACCGCGGCGCCCTGA
- a CDS encoding sporulation-delaying protein SdpB family protein: protein MLRPIPVPWTNVYGLARTLLALGTLGTMVFSSTGTLFRPVATLGDYPICTGPMRAGVFCLAPENGLTATRWLCVLVLVVVASGWRPRWTALPHAWVSFSFFSGTAIADGGDQVTVVLSSLLALTALGDPRRWHWQALREGAASHRRRTVLLGATGLVLVRIQMSFLYFQSCVAKLPHAEWADGTAMWYWGHSLAFGAPGPLRPLVDPVLASPMGVALLTWVPLAIEFGLAASLLLAQRLRLRLFAAGVLLHLSIAVMMGLWSFALAMIGGLVVLCFPLGSHLEVTLPETVRRTLRRGTTDPNLPAGEGDGAKRDVEDGQEPLEKASSSGTSGPSVPAGSGR, encoded by the coding sequence ATGCTGAGGCCGATACCCGTGCCCTGGACCAACGTGTACGGGCTGGCCCGCACACTCCTCGCCCTGGGCACGCTGGGCACCATGGTCTTCAGCAGTACGGGAACCCTCTTCCGTCCCGTGGCGACACTGGGCGACTACCCCATCTGTACGGGGCCGATGCGGGCAGGTGTCTTCTGCCTGGCGCCCGAGAACGGCCTGACCGCGACCCGATGGCTGTGCGTCCTGGTCCTCGTCGTCGTGGCATCCGGATGGCGCCCCAGGTGGACCGCGCTTCCGCATGCCTGGGTTTCCTTCAGTTTCTTCTCCGGAACCGCCATCGCCGACGGCGGCGACCAGGTCACCGTGGTCCTGTCGTCGCTGCTCGCCCTCACCGCGCTCGGCGACCCCCGGCGCTGGCACTGGCAAGCGCTTCGCGAAGGGGCCGCGTCGCACCGTCGTCGGACCGTGCTCCTGGGGGCGACGGGCCTGGTGCTCGTACGAATCCAGATGTCGTTCCTCTACTTCCAGTCCTGCGTCGCCAAACTGCCCCACGCGGAGTGGGCCGACGGCACCGCGATGTGGTACTGGGGACACAGCCTTGCGTTCGGCGCACCCGGACCGCTCCGTCCCCTGGTCGATCCGGTGCTCGCGTCCCCCATGGGCGTCGCGCTGCTCACCTGGGTCCCCCTCGCTATCGAATTCGGCCTCGCCGCGAGTCTGTTGCTCGCGCAGCGCCTGCGCCTGCGCCTGTTCGCGGCAGGAGTCCTCCTCCATCTCTCCATCGCCGTGATGATGGGTCTGTGGAGTTTCGCCCTGGCCATGATCGGCGGACTGGTGGTGCTCTGCTTCCCTCTCGGCTCGCATCTGGAAGTCACCCTGCCCGAGACCGTCCGCCGAACACTCCGGCGGGGCACCACCGACCCGAATCTCCCGGCCGGGGAGGGCGACGGCGCGAAGCGGGACGTGGAGGACGGGCAGGAGCCCCTGGAAAAAGCCTCCTCCTCAGGGACTTCGGGCCCGTCGGTACCTGCCGGCTCCGGCCGATAG
- a CDS encoding maleylpyruvate isomerase N-terminal domain-containing protein — protein sequence MTEHLYFPTLLRMIDERSAAFRAAVAAAPSLDADVPSCPGWTMYDLANHLSEGDRFWAYIVLNTEPGAERPSKDGLAAPREREALITWLADSTEQLLTALREAGPDRGCWAWWEPLASPHTVAAVARRRVPESLIHTYDAQLASGTPQELLPRTEAVDAIEEFLATVCTVTVPWPGEPATMDYHAADAGSWRQTLDAAGSRFTRLTAAEAAESKPTAAVYGTASEIALIMYMRIPAGSLRMEGDADLLHQLQEWD from the coding sequence GTGACTGAGCATCTCTACTTCCCCACCCTGCTGCGGATGATCGACGAGCGGTCCGCCGCGTTCCGCGCCGCCGTCGCCGCGGCCCCCAGCCTCGACGCCGACGTCCCGTCCTGCCCGGGCTGGACGATGTACGACCTGGCGAACCATCTCAGCGAGGGGGACCGCTTCTGGGCCTACATCGTGCTGAACACCGAGCCGGGCGCCGAGCGGCCGAGCAAGGACGGGCTGGCGGCGCCCAGGGAGCGCGAGGCCCTCATAACCTGGCTGGCCGACTCGACGGAGCAGTTGCTTACCGCTCTGCGCGAGGCCGGCCCGGACCGGGGCTGCTGGGCCTGGTGGGAGCCGCTGGCCTCGCCTCACACGGTGGCCGCCGTGGCCCGCCGCCGCGTCCCGGAGTCGCTGATCCACACCTACGACGCCCAGCTGGCCTCCGGTACCCCGCAGGAGCTGCTGCCGAGGACCGAGGCGGTCGACGCCATCGAGGAGTTCCTCGCCACCGTCTGCACCGTCACGGTCCCGTGGCCGGGCGAGCCCGCCACCATGGACTACCACGCAGCCGATGCTGGTTCCTGGCGCCAGACGCTGGACGCCGCGGGTTCCCGCTTCACCCGCCTCACCGCGGCGGAGGCCGCCGAGAGCAAGCCCACCGCCGCCGTCTACGGCACGGCGAGCGAAATAGCCCTGATCATGTACATGCGTATCCCGGCCGGCTCGCTGCGGATGGAGGGCGATGCCGACCTGCTCCATCAGCTGCAGGAATGGGACTGA
- a CDS encoding DUF2000 domain-containing protein, with protein MSVVNVPSTATVGFAPEEVDFAMSTRQARLKWVVVVDAGLPPGRAANAAICAAAPTVTSVPGPLGTDAPDAEGTMHPGLPWAGCSVLVADSATLRTIRAKATARPDVHVADVPAAAQSTRVYSDFVSAVGETRTEDIDYCAVSIVGPRNPVDKIVGKLPLMP; from the coding sequence ATGTCTGTGGTGAACGTGCCGAGCACGGCAACGGTGGGCTTCGCGCCGGAGGAGGTGGACTTCGCGATGTCCACCCGGCAGGCCCGGCTGAAGTGGGTCGTGGTCGTCGATGCCGGCCTGCCTCCCGGCCGTGCCGCAAACGCAGCGATCTGTGCCGCCGCCCCCACGGTGACCTCGGTCCCCGGCCCGCTGGGCACCGACGCCCCCGACGCGGAAGGCACCATGCACCCGGGGCTGCCGTGGGCGGGCTGCTCGGTGCTCGTCGCCGACTCCGCCACGCTGCGCACCATCCGCGCCAAGGCGACGGCCCGCCCTGACGTCCACGTGGCCGACGTGCCCGCAGCAGCCCAGAGCACCCGCGTGTACAGCGACTTCGTCTCGGCCGTGGGCGAGACCCGGACCGAGGACATCGACTACTGCGCGGTCAGCATCGTCGGCCCCCGCAACCCGGTCGACAAGATCGTCGGCAAGCTGCCCCTGATGCCTTGA
- a CDS encoding glycoside hydrolase family 9 protein, with the protein MSAAALLFAAALAAPGTAGAQEAEPGPEQISNGDFAAGTAPWWWTANAPAAVSDGRLCAQVPAGTANAWDVIVGQNDVPIVAGESYELSYSASSAVPLTVQTRVQEAAEPYTTVLATADPVGTDATRVTRTFTASVDLPAASVQLQIGGGERATAFCLDDVSLRGGAEPPVYVPDTGSRVRVNQVGYLPHGPKSGTVVTDAEAPLTWTVKTADGTTAATGRTVPQGEDPSSRQRVHTFGFGDLTTAGDGYTVEVDGETSEPFSIRGDLYDGLRSDALAYFYHNRSGTPIEADLVGEEYARPAGHVGVAPNKGDTDVPCRPGDCDYRLDVSGGWYDAGDHGKYVVNGGISVAQLMSTYERTLTAPDAESAELGDGELRVPERDNGVPDILDEARWEMDFLIKMQVPAGEPLAGMAHHKMHDAQWTGLPMKPHLDPQQRELHPPSTAATLNLAASAAQCARLYAPFDAAFADRCRRAAETAWTAAKEHPDVLADPNDGTGGGAYSDNDVSDEFYWAAAELFTTTGEDTYRQAVLSSPLHGDTDAAFPAGGGISWGYTAGLGVLTLATVPNGLTSAQLGEVRTVVTTGADRYAAQSRAQAYGLPYAPKDEDYVWGSNSQVLNNMIVLATAHDLTGETAYQDAVLSGADYLLGRNPLNQSYVTGYGERDSRNQHHRFWAHQNDPSLPNPAPGSVAGGPNLTAVASGDPVAAEKLSGCAPAMCYIDDIGSWATNEITVNWNAPLAFMASYLDDAGEGGRAVQARTCKVTYSSHPWNSGSTVTVRVENTGSEPVSPWSLTWLLSGDQRLSHTWSAEFDQSGRTVSARPLPWNRTLAPGSAVDFGFNTSAASPAPDPASFKLNGRACTSG; encoded by the coding sequence ATGTCAGCTGCCGCCTTACTGTTCGCCGCCGCGCTGGCGGCGCCCGGTACAGCCGGTGCGCAGGAGGCCGAGCCCGGCCCCGAGCAGATCTCCAACGGCGACTTCGCCGCCGGTACCGCCCCCTGGTGGTGGACTGCGAACGCACCGGCGGCCGTGTCGGACGGCCGGCTGTGCGCCCAGGTGCCCGCCGGGACGGCCAACGCCTGGGACGTCATCGTCGGCCAGAACGACGTCCCGATCGTCGCCGGCGAAAGCTACGAACTTTCCTACTCGGCCAGTTCGGCCGTGCCCCTGACCGTCCAGACCCGGGTCCAGGAGGCTGCCGAGCCGTACACGACGGTGCTCGCCACGGCGGATCCGGTGGGTACGGACGCCACACGGGTGACCCGTACGTTCACGGCCTCGGTGGACCTGCCGGCCGCGTCGGTGCAGTTGCAGATCGGGGGCGGTGAGCGGGCGACGGCCTTCTGCCTGGACGACGTGTCGCTGCGGGGCGGGGCCGAACCACCCGTGTACGTACCGGACACCGGGTCACGTGTCCGGGTCAACCAGGTCGGGTACCTGCCCCACGGCCCCAAGAGCGGCACCGTGGTCACCGATGCCGAGGCCCCGCTGACCTGGACGGTGAAGACCGCGGACGGCACGACGGCCGCCACCGGCAGGACCGTCCCGCAGGGCGAGGACCCCAGCTCACGACAGCGGGTCCACACCTTCGGCTTCGGTGACCTCACCACCGCCGGCGACGGGTACACCGTCGAGGTCGACGGTGAGACGAGCGAGCCGTTCTCGATCCGCGGGGACCTGTACGACGGGCTGCGCTCCGACGCGCTGGCGTACTTCTACCACAACCGCAGCGGCACCCCCATCGAGGCCGACCTCGTCGGCGAGGAGTACGCCCGCCCGGCCGGCCACGTGGGTGTCGCGCCCAACAAGGGCGACACCGACGTCCCCTGCCGGCCAGGCGACTGCGACTACCGGCTGGACGTGTCCGGCGGCTGGTACGACGCGGGCGACCACGGCAAGTACGTCGTCAACGGCGGCATCTCGGTGGCCCAGCTGATGTCCACGTACGAGCGCACCCTGACCGCCCCGGACGCCGAGTCGGCGGAGCTCGGCGACGGCGAGCTGCGCGTGCCCGAACGCGACAACGGGGTGCCGGACATCCTGGACGAGGCGCGCTGGGAGATGGACTTCCTGATCAAGATGCAGGTCCCGGCCGGCGAACCGCTGGCGGGGATGGCGCACCACAAGATGCACGACGCCCAGTGGACGGGGCTGCCGATGAAGCCGCACCTCGACCCCCAGCAACGCGAGTTGCATCCTCCGTCGACGGCCGCCACGCTGAACCTCGCCGCTTCGGCCGCCCAGTGCGCCCGGCTCTACGCACCGTTCGACGCGGCCTTCGCGGACCGCTGCCGGCGGGCCGCCGAGACCGCGTGGACCGCGGCGAAGGAGCACCCGGACGTGCTCGCCGACCCGAACGACGGTACCGGTGGCGGCGCGTACAGCGACAACGACGTCTCCGACGAGTTCTACTGGGCGGCCGCCGAGCTGTTCACCACGACCGGCGAGGACACCTACCGCCAGGCAGTTCTCTCCTCCCCTCTGCACGGCGACACGGACGCGGCCTTCCCGGCGGGCGGCGGCATCTCGTGGGGCTACACAGCAGGGCTGGGAGTCCTCACACTGGCCACCGTGCCGAACGGTCTGACCTCGGCACAGTTGGGTGAGGTCCGCACCGTCGTCACCACAGGCGCCGACCGCTACGCCGCGCAGTCCCGCGCGCAGGCGTACGGACTCCCGTACGCCCCCAAGGACGAGGATTACGTCTGGGGATCGAACAGCCAGGTCCTTAACAACATGATCGTGCTGGCCACGGCCCACGACCTGACCGGCGAAACCGCCTACCAGGACGCGGTGCTGAGCGGCGCCGACTACCTCCTCGGCCGCAACCCCCTCAACCAGTCGTACGTCACCGGTTACGGCGAGCGGGACTCACGCAACCAGCACCACCGCTTCTGGGCGCATCAGAACGATCCCTCCCTCCCGAACCCGGCGCCCGGCTCCGTCGCGGGCGGGCCCAACCTCACCGCGGTCGCTTCCGGCGACCCTGTGGCGGCGGAGAAGCTGAGCGGCTGCGCCCCGGCCATGTGCTACATCGACGACATCGGGTCCTGGGCGACCAACGAGATCACCGTCAACTGGAACGCGCCACTGGCCTTCATGGCCTCCTACCTGGACGACGCGGGCGAAGGCGGCCGGGCCGTTCAGGCCCGGACGTGCAAGGTCACGTACTCCTCGCACCCGTGGAACAGCGGCTCGACGGTGACGGTCCGCGTCGAGAACACCGGTTCGGAGCCGGTGTCGCCGTGGTCGCTGACCTGGCTGCTCTCCGGTGACCAGCGGCTCAGTCACACCTGGAGCGCGGAGTTCGACCAGTCCGGACGCACGGTCAGCGCGAGGCCGCTGCCGTGGAACCGGACCCTGGCCCCAGGAAGCGCGGTCGACTTCGGCTTCAACACCTCGGCTGCGAGCCCGGCGCCGGACCCGGCGTCCTTCAAGCTGAACGGCCGGGCCTGCACGTCCGGCTGA
- a CDS encoding sporulation delaying protein family toxin, which translates to MKHYGRIVGIVAAAAVTGAAAFTTVGSANAAPADVNTKAVSTSSTALERTKPSAAEDGHQLFAGLFFGQGPFAAKLAANGKLNGIEPGVNDTPEAVRAVAEVIKKIELKSPGIFADFSAKSRSGDPRLVDEAMTTVSRMLVDISDSSGPVPGDTGACAVLVVSVAVAAVVVAVATGGFFINAAAVINVVVDTEEPAENLSRDEMVAELTRVLSTI; encoded by the coding sequence GTGAAGCACTATGGGCGAATAGTGGGCATCGTCGCGGCTGCGGCCGTGACCGGAGCCGCGGCGTTCACGACCGTCGGCAGCGCGAACGCGGCACCCGCAGACGTGAACACCAAGGCCGTGAGCACCAGTTCGACAGCGTTGGAGAGAACGAAGCCCTCGGCCGCCGAGGACGGCCATCAGCTCTTCGCCGGACTCTTCTTCGGGCAGGGGCCCTTCGCCGCGAAGCTCGCGGCGAACGGAAAGCTCAACGGCATCGAGCCAGGCGTGAACGACACCCCCGAGGCCGTCCGTGCCGTGGCGGAGGTGATCAAGAAGATCGAGCTCAAGTCCCCGGGCATCTTCGCCGACTTCTCGGCAAAGTCGCGCAGCGGCGACCCCAGACTCGTGGACGAGGCCATGACGACCGTCTCCCGGATGCTGGTCGACATCTCCGACTCGAGCGGACCGGTGCCCGGCGACACGGGAGCCTGTGCCGTCCTGGTCGTGTCCGTGGCGGTGGCGGCGGTGGTCGTCGCCGTGGCGACCGGAGGCTTCTTCATCAACGCCGCCGCAGTCATCAACGTGGTGGTCGACACCGAGGAGCCGGCCGAGAACCTGTCGAGGGACGAAATGGTGGCAGAGCTGACCAGGGTCCTGAGCACCATCTGA